The Rattus norvegicus strain BN/NHsdMcwi chromosome 9, GRCr8, whole genome shotgun sequence genome contains the following window.
ACATGCCCCTCTGTGCTGACAtcctctccagcctcctgccTGTCTCCTACCAGGATGACAATATTCCTAAGGCCACTTGGTAAGGTCAGCAGTTGACAGAGCTGGAGCGGTAACCAGTGCAGGGTGGCTGGCTCCTGTCTCTCATCTTGTGGTCACCACAGTACCTTCCCTGGTGCCAGCCTCGGCCCCCAGAGGAACCTGCTGCTAGAAAGGCCCTGCTTCTGGCCTTGGCTAACTGCACTGCTTCCCAAGTCAAGGCTGCCAGGGTTCTCTTGTGTTTCCTGGAGCTGTGAGCTGTTGTCATGCACTGGGCTCCAGGGCACGTAGAACTTCACCTATCTCTTTCCCAGGCTTTGCACAGACTGTGGGGCCTCTGAGGTGATGGGACTCCATGTACCCATGCATCGCTTAGGGCTGCCCTCACCCAATGACTGGATGCAGGGGTATAAACACACCAGGCCTTCTGCCTCTGATAGAAGCAAGTTCAGGTGTTCACCAGACTCTGTTGTATGACCCACACTACGGCACACCTGGGAAGCTGGCCCTGTTTATGACCCTTTATTGATTTCCTTCCCTGCCCAGcctcatttccctaatgactctGCCAAGGACTACTTCCTAAACATTTTCATGAGGTTTACTTTCCCATGCCCTACCTATGAGGAAGTCCCTGCCACAGGAGGAGGGGGCTCCCTACAATGCCTGCCCATCAACAGGGCAGGGGCTCTGCTCTTCTGTCACCCAGGCAGAGAACTCATTGAATCCCAGAGTTCTCTGTACAGGCAGCTGGGATGGCTGCTGCTGTCCTGTCTGGACTCTGACTAACAATGATCAGAATTGGCGCATGATCCCACATTATATCTACACTGGATAAAGTTAGCGGGTGGAAGAGGTACAGTGGTAGTCAGAATGTGAGCAGGGCGCCTACCTCCTGTGCCTTGGAAAATAAAGGCAAGGAAGAAAAAGTAActtctgggaagatggctcagtggttaagagcatatactgctcttccagagggcctgagttacATTTCCCAGTAGCCAtattgggcagctcacagcttACTGTAACTCTAACCCCAAGGGATCAGATGCCTCTGCAGTCTATTCAAGCACCTGAACTCAGTTGtacaatttacacacacacactcacacacacacacacacacacacacactcacacacacaggcatgcacacacaccgaCGCTTGCACACAGGCAGGTGCAATgaaaagttaatatttttaaaagaaaagaaagatcaaTGCTAACACTCACTAGATTGCAAATGTTATTTAGTCCATGAAGGCTGAATAAGTACCTACCCTGTGCCAGACACTTGACCTGGTACCAAGCAAACAATGCGAAGAGGGGAAACACTAGGCCTGCCTCCAAGCCTGGAACAGGAGTCTACACTCTCAGAGAAATGAGTACCCTGAACACACCACATCTAATTTGCTAGGAATATGTTTTTCTTGGTGCTGAAGATGGAAACAGATTCTTGTGCATCCTTAGCCCATTCTCTGAGCCAATGCTCAGCCATAGAGGAAATGTTTTAATAGACTAAACCCAAGATGGCCGCCCTGCAGTACCACCACCCCATTTCAACATTGGGGATTGTCTGCATaatcttttcttaaatatttttgagattctatttattcttatttatgtatAAATGTGCTTGCCTGATATGTTTATGCACTGTGTAGGTGAAATGTTTGCCCATGAGAGCCAGAAGAAGGTACAGGCACTGGGAATATAGGTGACATGATATACCATGTGGGAGCCCAGAATCAACCCAGGTTCTCTGTGAGAACAGctgctgctcttaaccactgagtcatctctccagccctgaaacttCTGATGTTTACAAGAGAAGCTTGCACGTGCAATAGTGTGCAGAGTCGTGTAAGTGCTCAAAAATCTTCAGAGAAATTTTGTTGcgataaaagattttaaaaatcagcctggcagtggtggcagaggcgggtggatctgtgagttcaaggtcagcctggtctacagaatgagctccaggacagtcaaggctacacagaaaagtcCTGTCGGAAAAACTAACAACAGAcgattttgaaatgaaaacaactaAGAGTAAACAAATGACTCTAAGCTTTATGAGTCTTCTGATCGATGGTAATATGTGTGTTTATTGAAATTATGATTCTGAGGAGTAGGGAGTAATGTTTAAGGATTATGTGTTtaattacttgtttgtttgtcttagaTAGACGCGCTTTATATacctctggctgtcccagaacttacactagactggcctcaaactcacagatatcctcctGGATCTTCTGTCCATGCCCTGTTCCCCAATCCCcatgttctgggattaaaggcatgcgggTACACTTGCACTGCTGAAGGACGATCTTAGCAGAGAAAATGATGTTATGTGTGTAATTAGAACAGGTACCAGGCTAAGGCATGTATGGATAAAGACACTCCATGTGGCTATGGGTGGGGTCAGATTGGATCAGCGGGAACAGTAAAGACTTTTTTCACTGTTGACACAACATTTAAATGAAAGCCTATTCCAAGGTATATCAACATCCATTAGTAACTACAAGAAGGGACATGCATGCCAAGGTGATCACTCTTAACTTGGCCTGCGGCTACAGTTTGGATTTGAGTTGGTCACATTAgtgacactgttaggaggtgaCAGAGAGGTGAAAGGCTGGAATCAGTCAGAGGCCTAGGCCTGTGggtcatcatccatccatccatctacttctGTTCTTGAGTCTATGGTCCATCATCCTGCCATTTAGTCACCGTGTACCCATAGGAACCCATGCACACAAATATTTATCCACGCACGTATTCAACCATCCACCCATTCACCATCCACCATGTATCCATCCCCAAAGGGATAAAGCAACCAtgcctgctcttcttcctcttcatttttctCAGTCTCATGACCATGGAGGGAATGGCTTTGTCATAAGCTGCCACCATGATATGCTGTCTCACCACAGATCTCAAAGCCATGCACTTAAAGCTCTagagctcagagacaaagaaagcccATCCTCTGTTAAATCTATTGTCTCAGGCATTCATACAAAGATGAAAAGGTGACAGACATAAACATGGGTTAAGAATCTCCTGGAAAATCTTATTTTAGCATATCCGGAAACCAGGGGTTCTGGCTAGTTTGATTGCTAGAActgcaaacagaaaaaaaaaaatgcaaaccaTTTCCATAAACTTACAATCCTTCAGTCTATGGAGGTGTGCTCCTTCTGTCTATGGGAGGGTGCTCCCACTAgtattaaaatcaaataaaacaatacaGTCAAAGAGAATGAATGAGCGATACTAGTGATGCTTGCAGTACAATATCTGGGGAGGCCGTGGATAACCTGTTCTAGCTCTGGCCTTCTAGCATCCCAACAATATCCTTTGGTACTGTTAGGTCACAGGGATCCCTGGTTCGCCCAATGTTACATACACAGCTAGTGTACCTGACATGAGAATCTGTCCAGCTTCTGGGTTGGCAGGACTAACAGCGTTCACTGAAAATGCCCGTTTCCATCCGCCCACTCCTCTCGTGTGCTAGGAAACTCGGAGGGTGAGCTGGAGAAGACAGGAGCCACCTGCGCAGTCAGTCATCTCTGCCCTCTCTGGAAATTTGCACACAGACTGAGGTGCATCAAGTCTGATCCTGCTCCGCCCACCCCATATCCTCATTCCCACCTCCTCTCAACACAAGGATAAAGAAATAAAGGGTGTCCAAGCCAGGAGCCAAGAAAACCCACCTCGTAGGATCTGTCCCATTGTTGATGGTGACTCCAGGATCAGGAGAGGAAACAACAGCAGTGGACTTGGGTAGGGATCGGGTTGGAGTTGAGTGTTTTGTGGTAATGAGGACGGGAACCTCAGTCGGCTTTGTGGTAGGAATGATGTCAGGAACGGACACACCTGAAGAACctgaaggaagacaaaagagatAGAGAAATGAATGGTGGATAgatatgggtgggtgggtgggtagctGAATAGGTGGATggaaagatggagggatggatgaaggaacagatgtatgtatatatggatgtatggatggagggagggagagacgtatggattgatggatggacagatggacagatcaGTAGGTGAAGAGAAATAGAGTAGAGGAGGTAAATAGAGTAGAGGATAAATATAGCCATTCAAGAAGCAAGGTTTTCTTTTGCTAAAATCCAAAGAAATAGTGTAAAGTTATcctgagtcagaggcaggaaaaaggaggaagggtGGGAAGAGGCATGAGGAAAGATTTCTCGGGCCATTTGAATTGGGAATTCTCTCCCCTGTTGCTGCTCACTCTCCACCAGCCCCATCCTCTCCTGACACTGTTCCCGCTGCCTCTGGAAGTCACGTCACTCTCAGGCTGTCCTTTACTGGTATATTGCAACTGAGCCCCGTCTTGGGCTTGGCACAGACTCTCCTGGTTCTAGGGAGTGAGGCCTGTTCCTTTGCTCTCTGCCGTCCCTGACACATCCACTGTTACTCGCCGGGGATATAGAGCCCTGCAAGGCACGAGTTATTTCTCAGAGAATTCAGAAATTCACAGTGGGGACTTGTAAGTACGTTTGTCACTACTGAAGTGAGCCTAGAGGCTTGTTCCTCATAAGCAAGTGTCACTTCAGGTCTACTGAGGCAGGGTGTGCATTTGAAATagggtcttcatgtggtttatcCCCACAGCAAGGCCTAAGATATAGAGTTTAGAAGCCCAAGGTAGGGCCACCAATGGCATCTTGGAAGGAGGAGGGTAGATTGCAAGAGGCTTCCTAAGAAGAGAGCACAACATCCATTGGTTGCAGTACCTACAGACTACCTGCAAGCCAGCAGAGCTACAGAAGCTCTAGCCCAGTCGACTCAAGAACATGCACACCACCCAGGCATATGGGCACACATTATGGGACCAATGGACACCCTACTGATATCAGCCTCAGGCCAGTCTGAGCCTGACACCCAGGCCCCAGACCACTGGCCTGTACAGGCTGCATATGTAACTTCTTTGGGACAGCCTCTAACTGCCCTCCAGACATATAGCTAACCTGTCCAGGGGTTTGACGCGTGCTTATGGCACTATGACCACCATTGTCACCACCACCATGATCTCCTATGCAGCTTAGTTGGCACACAGCACTCAGCTTGCTTACCCACCCTGTGGAGAGCAGACAGCAGCCACCATGTCTACAAGATCACAGGTAGTAAAAAGTCTGCCGGAACCAGTGAACTATAATCTAGCACAGAAGATTAGAACCAGCCCCGCCTAGGATATGGATGGAGTGTCCACAGTTAATCCCGGGTAATTGGAACAACCTCCTGCAGACAGTCACCCTACCATCCCACTCCACTGGGAGTCAGACTGACCCTAGACTTCCTTAGAAACCTTGGTGAAAAGACACAGGGAACACTTGTTCTGTGTCCTTGCCCAGGAGCAAACTTGGCAAGGTTTGATCTGAGGCTAGGGTCAAGGCCTTGAAGGACTTAAGGTTTTAGTTCCTGGCAAGCTGGGAGTCCCCATTGAAATGACTGGAGTTAGGAGTCCTACAGTTGATGAGCGCTTGGTCAAGGGCACACTTGAGACTTCCTGTGTTCCCTTTGTGCAACATTGCTTGATTAGATTCCTGCTGACTTTGCCTCATTGTATGACAGCTTTCTGCTAATGCTCTCCCATGTTTCCCACACAAACTGCCTAGAAGGTGCTGTACTGtatgtttgagacaaagtctctcacacTGTATAGTtatgactgtcctagaactcacctcatagaccagactggtcttgaactcagagatgcacctgcctctgcctcctcagtgctgggaataaTAGTGAAGGGCTACCATGCCCAACTGATACTCTACTTTTTAATCAACTGGCTTGGCATAAAACATAGCTTGAACAATGCCTTCTGAAGCcaactttcatatatatatataaatatataatttctgaTCCCCTGGTTCTCTCTTTGAGGTCATACTCCTACCAGCCATTTCTCTTCACAGCTGTTTAGTTATGATCTGAGCAGTTTCTCTCAGCAGAATACCTATGGGCAGCCAAGCAGCTATGAATAGCAGAGTAGCTATGGTCAACAAAGCAGCTATGGGCAGTAGTCTCTCTCTTGTTATCCCACTCAGACTGGGTCCTACAGCCACAAAATCAATATAATCAAAGAAGCAACATCTGTGGGTGGGTGGCAAAGCTAATTCCCAGAAGCCCACCCCAGTAGCATGGGTGTTTCTGGGCAGGAGTCTGGAGGGTTTCCTGGTTCAGGAGAGAGTTGGAGCATGAGTGACAGGGGATGTGTGGGGATTTAATCCTACAATCAAATgtagaggaaggcagggaggagaaCATGGAGGAATGAACACTGGAGAGTGAGGTGGCTTCATTAAGCCTCGTGGATTCATGGATGAAGGGGCATACCTTGGTTTATATGGATCTCCCTATGAATCCTAATGAAGGCTCTTTCTGCCAACAGTGCAATTTCTGTCCACAGATGAAATGACAGTGTGACTGACTCTGGAAGATCTAGCTGATTTCTTTAAGCATTGTAAGGTTGTTAGGATGAAAAAGAGAGCTTGGCAACCCATTATGCACGTCTACTAGATACAGAAACAAGAAAACCTGAAAGGAATCCATGCTCTCCTAGGAAGATCTGCCAAGCTGCCAAGGTTGCCATGGAAAGGCTTGATGGGTGATTTTCAAACAAGAAAACTTAAGAGTCCCTCTGGCCTGAAAGAAACGTCCAACGAACAGCATGTAGCATACATAGTATGCTAAGCTATAAGGGCAGAGGGCTGCCACACCGGTCTGCAGAGAGCCCAGAGGATCCATAGGTCACATAGGAGGACATGAAGGAAACAGAGGGAGCTTCCCTCTAAGACTCTGAGGTTCCAGAGAGAACCCCCTCTGGAGGAGGGACTGTCCAGCACTAAGCAAGAGACTGGCAATGTCCCAACCTCAGCTGTAAAAACTAGAACCTTGCCTGGAGGATAGAGTGCAACCAGTAGTCTGAGCACATCCTCCCCAACCCTTCTCACCTCTGAATGGTGCTCATTGGGGAGGAAAATGTGGCCTTAAAAGCTCTGGCAGTCTTTGagggtcatccagagattgcttCTTAGGCAGCCGTGGCCTGAACCAATGTGACTCACGTGAAGGAAAATAAGGCACCATGGGTTTTCCTGGAACTTTGATGGAACAGACTCTTTTTTTAACCAGAAAATGTTCTAAATGTATAGTTCCCTATTTATAGCATTGGCTGCAGTGTTGTTCTGATGAAACATTGAAACAATCTAAATGATTAGTTAAAGAAGAAAGGTCTCCTAGGGACATGACTTCTAAATAGAGGTCTCAAAAGTAGAACTAAACCATTCCAAGTATAATGCCCATCTTTCCCCAGGGGAATCTATACACAGGAGCCCCTAATTACTGTCAGATCCAGTGCCTGCCAAGAGCCTTGAATAGCAGCAAGAAGAATCCAGAAGAAAACTGGGCTTCCAGGCATCAGGAAAACTGCCCCACATGGTGGGATCATCTTGTCCCCACCAAAGATATAAATAATGACACACAGGCTTTATAATATCTTAAAGCTTGGGTCTGCTAGCCAGGGCTGTCTCACAGCTACTCTATACTTGTCTTGACTAATCCTGGCACTTACCAgtgccagctctacctctctaCTCCACTGTGGTCCAACCATTTACCTCTGTGTCCCTGGAGAACCTTCttacttcatttcttcatttcgtcatccctccctctctccaaaaattccaccctctacttcctgtcTAGCTATTGTCAGATCTTTATTATAGCCAATTGGATGCAATTCTAGACTCCCTTAGACAGGTGAGAAAGAGCTGGATTTTCACAAAGTAGAAAACCTGGTAATGGACCTTAGAAATGCCATACCAGAATCCTTCCAATATTCAGCTCTGTACAGAATTAACAATTTGGgtatacagagacacatacacctTTCCATTCATGTCTGgcccacctccctctcccctctcgcCACACACTTCCTGGGCACTCACCCTTGGTCACCACCAGGCGGACGGGATGGAAGAGCAGAACAGGGTCGTTCGGAGGATGGTAAATCACACAACGATATAATCCAGAGTCTGTCACTTGAAGGTCAGTCATTTGAACAAATAACATGGCCTCGGTAGGGTCATCTTTCAGGGTGTACTTCCCCACACGGACTTCACTGGATGTTGTAGAGGACCTCTCTGTGACCACCAGGGTCAAGGGTTCCTTCCCAGCTGATAGCCTCTGCCAAGCCTTCCTGCTTCTGGCATACTTCATGATGTTGAAGGGACAGTTCACTGTCAAGGTCTGGCCCTCAACTAGATCATACCTTTCTTCCTCTGGGACAATGGCAGCTTTGACTTCTataaacagaaagagagaaacaggttCTGTAGGGAGTGACGGCTGTCCAAGCTCTCCACTAGGAAGGAGTTTTTTGGTGTATGTTTTAGTACAAGAGCCAGTGATTTGCAGTCCATGGAAATCAAACTTGATAAATAACACTTTAGTGAGTATATgttaatgtatgtgtgcatgtgtgcatgcctgtccTGCCCAGCGGCCAACCTCAGGTAACGCTCACACCTCAGAATACTGTCATTTAGctgtctctttttttctcaaGGTCTCTCACTTTTTACATGGAACTGGATGATTCAGCTGGGCTGTCTGctcagtgagtcccagggatccagCTCTTTCTGCTGCCCTAGTGCCAGGATTATTAATGCGTCTGGCTTTACATGGCTTCTGCATATCAAACTCAAGTCCTGATGCTTGCGAGGCTGCACTTCACCGACTGTGTTATTTATTTCCCTAGCTCTGAATGACCCTTTAGAGACATGAAACTGTCTGACTGGAGACATGAGTGACCAGTGCATGATGGGAGGGAAAACCTGTGGAAAGGCACTTTCCAAGGTGAAGACTGGATACAAAGACATTCTCCAAGCACAGGGTGATGCTCAGGAAGTCTGTTGAGGCTCTGTCTAAGTCAGGATGAAGAGACCCTCAGTTCAGGAGACACCAAGGAAGTATcgagaaaaagaagtaaaatcaGGCATCCCGGGCACGATGGATGGGAATTCTGCCTGTCTGGCATCTTGTCCTCCCTTCTTTGAGTGACAAAGCGCTCCTTTCTCAGGGTAGCCATCCCTCTATGGCTCAGCTGATGGACCTGCCCACTTTCCCAAGTTCACAAGTTTAACAAGTCAAAACAATCCTAAAACCTTGGCCATATAGACTGGTTTAGGATCAGCATGGGACTAGGATGAGCCAATCAGAACCTGTTCTGTTACTATTCAAAATCTTATGTACAGGCTGGTGGCCCACAGGGTGTGACAACTTCCCATTGCTATAGGAATCAGCTGCCTGAGAGTGAGACAGGCAGAGGAAaactggagggggtgggggtggactgACAATTGAATTGTGGCCCTAGCTGTGTTTTCAAGCCAGCACTGCTGGATTCCCTGGTACCTAAGGCAATAAATCCCTCTTATTTTTGACA
Protein-coding sequences here:
- the Trem1 gene encoding triggering receptor expressed on myeloid cells 1 isoform X1, with protein sequence MRKAGLWGLLLVFFVSEVKAAIVPEEERYDLVEGQTLTVNCPFNIMKYARSRKAWQRLSAGKEPLTLVVTERSSTTSSEVRVGKYTLKDDPTEAMLFVQMTDLQVTDSGLYRCVIYHPPNDPVLLFHPVRLVVTKGSSGVSVPDIIPTTKPTEVPVLITTKHSTPTRSLPKSTAVVSSPDPGVTINNGTDPTSVSTYNVVVPVVCGLLIKTLIFFVLFVVTKRSFG
- the Trem1 gene encoding triggering receptor expressed on myeloid cells 1, with amino-acid sequence MKYARSRKAWQRLSAGKEPLTLVVTERSSTTSSEVRVGKYTLKDDPTEAMLFVQMTDLQVTDSGLYRCVIYHPPNDPVLLFHPVRLVVTKGSSGVSVPDIIPTTKPTEVPVLITTKHSTPTRSLPKSTAVVSSPDPGVTINNGTDPTSVSTYNVVVPVVCGLLIKTLIFFVLFVVTKRSFG